A window of the Dickeya dianthicola NCPPB 453 genome harbors these coding sequences:
- the dedD gene encoding cell division protein DedD has protein sequence MASKFQNRLVGTVVLVALGVIVLPGLLDGKKKHYEDDFAAIPLVPKPGDTLEAESMPPINQSLPAQPPEGAEAAMQSKNESAEEPGSAQSSARHGASQPPSSHPAATATPAPVVTEPRPPVQQVAPPAMKAQPAKPEAKKPETRPKPETKAAAESKTAESKATESKAVESKPAESKSVDNKPAEKPTDTRVAEAKTENKQPESKPTPQEQAPAGQAFVVQLGALKNADKVNEIVAKLRLSGYRAYTVPSAPVAGQITRIYVGPDASKQKLQSALGELQQLSGLSGQVRSYSAH, from the coding sequence ATGGCGAGTAAATTTCAGAATCGCCTGGTAGGAACGGTCGTGCTGGTGGCGCTGGGGGTGATCGTGCTTCCCGGCCTGCTGGATGGTAAGAAAAAGCATTATGAAGATGATTTTGCCGCTATCCCGTTGGTGCCCAAACCGGGCGATACGCTGGAAGCGGAGTCGATGCCGCCGATAAATCAGTCGCTGCCGGCCCAGCCGCCTGAAGGGGCCGAAGCGGCGATGCAGAGTAAGAATGAGTCCGCCGAAGAGCCGGGTTCAGCGCAATCCTCCGCCCGTCATGGCGCGTCTCAGCCGCCGTCTTCCCATCCAGCCGCCACGGCAACGCCGGCGCCAGTGGTGACGGAACCTCGCCCGCCGGTACAGCAAGTGGCGCCGCCAGCGATGAAAGCGCAGCCGGCGAAGCCTGAAGCCAAAAAACCGGAAACCCGGCCGAAGCCCGAAACGAAAGCGGCGGCGGAGAGCAAGACGGCTGAAAGTAAGGCAACTGAAAGTAAGGCGGTCGAGAGTAAGCCGGCTGAAAGTAAATCGGTCGACAATAAGCCGGCTGAAAAACCGACCGATACCCGCGTGGCGGAAGCCAAAACGGAAAACAAGCAGCCTGAAAGCAAGCCGACGCCTCAGGAGCAGGCGCCAGCCGGCCAGGCCTTTGTGGTGCAACTGGGCGCACTGAAGAATGCCGATAAGGTCAATGAGATTGTCGCCAAGCTGCGTCTGTCTGGTTATCGGGCTTATACCGTGCCGTCGGCGCCAGTGGCGGGGCAGATTACCCGTATCTATGTCGGGCCGGATGCCTCGAAACAGAAACTGCAGTCGGCGCTGGGCGAGTTGCAGCAGCTTAGCGGGCTGAGCGGGCAAGTCCGGTCGTACAGCGCGCACTAA
- the folC gene encoding bifunctional tetrahydrofolate synthase/dihydrofolate synthase: MDNLQTPQATSPLVTWLNYLEHLHFQAIDLGLERVQLAAEYLHLLQPAPRVFTVAGTNGKGTTCCTLESILIAAGLRVGVYSSPHLLRYTERVRIQGRELPESSHVEAFAAIEAGRNGTSLTYFEFGTLAALWLFRQAQLDVVILEVGLGGRLDATNIVDADVAVVTSIALDHTEWLGNDRESIGREKAGIFRGNRPAVVGEPDMPASIAAVAQENGARLFRRGSDWQFSLRDGGWCWQSGDVHYDDLPIPTVPLANAATALAALQASDMVLTVDAIRQGLRQAQLPGRFQIVSEKPLLILDVAHNPHAAAYLAARLADLPRAGRIRAVIGMLADKDIPGTLAHLKPQVDVWYCAPLEGPRGADAGLLAAHLESCTSFPDVATAWRQAMQDAGEDDVVIVCGSFHTVAHVMDALDGSGTHGE; the protein is encoded by the coding sequence ATGGACAATCTTCAGACACCTCAAGCCACGTCGCCTCTGGTCACGTGGCTTAACTATCTTGAACATCTACATTTTCAGGCCATCGACCTCGGTCTGGAGCGCGTCCAACTGGCAGCGGAATATCTGCATCTGTTGCAACCGGCTCCCCGCGTGTTTACCGTGGCCGGCACCAACGGCAAAGGCACCACGTGCTGCACGCTGGAATCCATTTTGATCGCCGCCGGGCTACGGGTTGGGGTGTACAGTTCACCGCATCTGCTGCGTTATACCGAGCGGGTGCGCATTCAGGGCCGCGAATTGCCGGAGTCCAGCCACGTCGAAGCCTTTGCGGCTATTGAGGCCGGTCGCAACGGCACTTCGCTGACCTATTTTGAATTCGGTACGCTGGCGGCGCTGTGGTTGTTCAGGCAGGCGCAACTGGATGTGGTGATTCTGGAAGTCGGGCTGGGCGGTCGTCTGGATGCCACCAATATCGTGGATGCCGATGTCGCGGTCGTTACCAGCATCGCGCTGGATCACACCGAGTGGCTGGGTAATGACCGGGAAAGCATCGGCCGTGAAAAAGCGGGCATTTTCCGCGGCAACCGGCCGGCGGTGGTGGGCGAGCCGGACATGCCGGCATCGATTGCCGCCGTAGCGCAGGAAAACGGTGCGCGGCTGTTCCGGCGCGGGTCTGACTGGCAGTTCTCACTGCGGGATGGCGGCTGGTGCTGGCAGAGCGGCGATGTTCATTATGATGACTTACCCATTCCAACCGTTCCGCTGGCGAATGCGGCGACCGCTCTGGCGGCGCTGCAGGCCTCCGACATGGTTCTGACTGTTGACGCCATTCGTCAGGGGCTGCGTCAGGCGCAATTGCCGGGACGTTTCCAGATTGTGAGCGAAAAGCCGTTGTTGATTCTGGATGTCGCGCATAATCCTCATGCTGCGGCTTATCTGGCCGCGCGGCTGGCTGATTTACCGCGCGCCGGCCGGATACGGGCGGTGATCGGTATGCTGGCCGATAAAGACATCCCTGGCACGCTGGCGCACCTTAAGCCGCAGGTAGATGTGTGGTATTGCGCACCGTTGGAGGGGCCGCGCGGCGCCGATGCCGGGCTGCTGGCCGCACATCTGGAGAGCTGCACGTCATTCCCGGATGTGGCGACGGCCTGGCGGCAGGCGATGCAGGACGCCGGCGAAGATGATGTCGTGATTGTTTGTGGTTCTTTCCATACTGTCGCGCATGTGATGGACGCGCTGGACGGGAGCGGAACGCATGGCGAGTAA
- the accD gene encoding acetyl-CoA carboxylase, carboxyltransferase subunit beta, with the protein MSWIERILNKSNVTPTRKANIPEGVWTKCDSCGQVLYRAELERNLEVCPKCDHHMRLSARARLHAFLDKEGMVELGSELEPKDVLKFRDSKKYKDRIVAAQKQSDEKDALVVMKGTLYDMPVVAASFEFSFMGGSMASVVGARFVRAVEQSLEDNCPLVCFSASGGARMQEALMSLMQMAKTSAALAKMRERGLPYISVLTDPTMGGVSASLAMLGDLNIAEPKALIGFAGPRVIEQTVREKLPPGFQRSEFLLEKGAIDMIVRRADMRYKLASILSRLTNRPEPQESAVVRPPESQSEA; encoded by the coding sequence ATGAGCTGGATTGAACGAATTCTTAATAAAAGTAATGTCACGCCAACCCGCAAGGCGAATATTCCTGAAGGGGTGTGGACTAAATGTGACAGTTGCGGTCAGGTGCTTTACCGCGCTGAGCTGGAACGCAATCTGGAAGTGTGTCCGAAATGTGATCACCACATGCGGTTATCCGCCCGGGCTCGTCTCCATGCGTTTCTGGACAAAGAAGGCATGGTGGAGCTGGGCAGCGAGCTGGAGCCCAAAGATGTTCTGAAATTCAGGGACTCCAAAAAATACAAGGACCGTATCGTCGCGGCGCAGAAGCAGTCTGATGAAAAAGACGCTCTGGTGGTGATGAAGGGCACGCTGTACGACATGCCGGTAGTGGCGGCTTCGTTCGAATTCTCCTTCATGGGCGGTTCGATGGCGTCTGTCGTTGGCGCGCGGTTTGTCCGCGCCGTCGAGCAGTCGCTGGAAGACAACTGCCCGCTGGTTTGTTTCTCCGCCAGCGGCGGCGCCCGTATGCAGGAAGCGCTGATGTCGCTGATGCAGATGGCGAAAACCAGTGCGGCGCTGGCGAAAATGCGCGAACGCGGCCTGCCATACATTTCGGTGCTGACCGACCCGACGATGGGCGGCGTGTCCGCCAGCCTGGCGATGCTGGGCGATCTGAACATCGCCGAGCCGAAAGCGTTGATCGGTTTTGCCGGCCCGCGCGTTATTGAGCAGACGGTGCGCGAAAAGCTGCCGCCGGGCTTCCAGCGCAGTGAATTCCTGCTGGAAAAAGGCGCCATCGATATGATCGTCCGTCGTGCGGATATGCGCTACAAACTGGCGAGCATCCTGTCCCGCTTGACGAATCGTCCGGAGCCGCAGGAGTCCGCTGTGGTGCGGCCGCCTGAATCGCAGAGTGAAGCCTAA
- a CDS encoding DedA family protein: MDFVRFIIDFILHIDVHLAGLVAQYGVWIYAILFLILFCETGLVVTPFLPGDSLLFVAGALAALPTNDLNVHLMVTLMVVAAVLGDAVNYTIGRLFGEKLFRNPHSRIFRRSYLERTHAFYARHGGKTIILARFVPIVRTFAPFVAGMGHMRYREFALYNMTGALLWVLLFTYAGYLFGDLPVVQENLKLLIVAIIFISILPGLIEFWRHKRAMTRRNMK; this comes from the coding sequence CTGGATTTTGTACGGTTTATCATTGATTTCATCCTGCACATTGATGTGCATCTGGCCGGGTTGGTGGCGCAGTATGGCGTGTGGATCTACGCGATTCTGTTCCTGATTCTGTTTTGTGAAACCGGCCTGGTGGTCACGCCGTTCCTACCCGGTGATTCGCTGCTGTTTGTGGCGGGCGCACTGGCCGCGTTGCCGACCAATGACCTGAACGTTCATCTGATGGTGACGCTGATGGTGGTGGCGGCGGTGTTGGGCGATGCGGTGAATTACACTATCGGCCGGTTGTTCGGCGAGAAATTGTTCCGCAATCCCCACTCGCGCATTTTCCGGCGCAGCTATCTGGAAAGGACCCACGCGTTTTATGCGCGTCACGGCGGCAAGACAATAATTCTGGCGCGCTTTGTGCCGATTGTGAGAACATTTGCGCCCTTTGTCGCCGGGATGGGGCACATGCGTTACCGCGAATTCGCCCTGTACAATATGACCGGGGCACTGCTGTGGGTGCTGTTGTTCACCTATGCCGGTTACCTGTTCGGCGATCTGCCGGTGGTGCAAGAGAACCTGAAGTTATTGATCGTGGCGATCATCTTCATCTCCATTCTGCCGGGGTTGATCGAGTTCTGGCGGCATAAGCGCGCCATGACGCGGCGAAATATGAAATAA